The DNA window GCGGTGCACTTCTACAACTACGCGACCGGCATGGGCGTCAAGCCGATCATCGGCTACGAGGCCTACGTGGTGCCGGGCGAGGGCACGCGCCGCGACCGCACGCGCGGGCAGGACGGCGAGAAGGGCATCTTCCACCTGACCCTGCTGGCCCGCGACTTCCAGGGCTACCAGAACCTGTGCCGCCTCAGCAGCCGCGGCTACACCGAGGGGTACTACTACAAGCCCCGCATCGACCACGAACTGCTGCGCGAGCACCACAAGGGCGTGATCGCGTTCTCCGGGTGCCTGGGCAGTGAGGTGCAGCAGCTGCTGCTCCAGGGCCGCGAGGACGACGCGAAGAAGCGCCTGATGTGGTACCGCGAGCTGTTCGGCGAGAACTACTTCATCGAGATCCAGGACCACGGCCTGCCCGAGCAGAAGCGCAACAACCCGGTCCTGAAGGCGTGGGCGAACGAGCTGGGCATCGGGATGGTCGCCACGAACGACGGCCACTATGTCAAGAAGAGCGACGCGACCGCGCACGAGACGCTGCTCGCCATCCAGACGAAGGCCACGCTGGCCGACGAGAACCGATTCAAGTTCCCCTGCGACGAGTTCTACGTCAAGGACCTGACCGAGATGCAGGCCGCGTTGCCGCTGGCCGAATGGGGCGCGGAGGTCTTCGACAACACGTCCCTGGTCGCGGACATGTGCAACGTGGAGCTGCCGGTCGGCAAGAAGCGCGTGTACCAGATGCCGGCCCTGCCCATTCCCGAGGGCCGCACGATGGCCGAGGAACTGCGCGTACAGACCTACGCCGGGAGCCTGCGGCGCTACCCGCACCACGTGACCGAGGCGCTGCTGCGCGAGTACGCGGCGCGGTCCCTGGCCGCCCTGGACCCGGAGGAGCGCGAGCGGGTCACGCGGCGCACGGGCGGCTGCGACGCCCGCACCTGTGATCTGGACACCCTGCTGATCCTGATTGCCTTCATGGGCAGCGAGTGGGAGGCGCGTGGCAAGGCCGCCGGCGAGAAGTACACGAAGTACCCGGCGCTGGAGGTCATGGAGCAGGGAGCCGAGGCCGGGCCGCTCCCCGACTACGCGTGCACCGACTGGCAGCGCAGCAAGGGCGAGGCGAGCGATACCGCCATCCGCCTCGACCCCGGCAGCGAGGAGGAGACCACGTGCCGCGCCCACCACCAGCACGCGCTGGTGCTGCTGCGCCGCGCCGAGTACGAGCTGAGCGTCATCAACAACATGGGCTTCCCCGACTACTTCCTGATCGTGGCGGACTACATCAACTGGGCCAAGGACCAGGACATCAGCGTGGGACCGGGGCGTGGGTCGGGCGCCGGATCGCTGGTCGCGTACGCCATGCGCATCACGAACCTCGATCCCCTGGAGTTCGAGCTGCTGTTCGAGCGCTTCCTGAACCCCGACCGCATCTCGATGCCGGACTTCGATATCGACTTCAACGATGCCCGGCGCGGCGAGGTCATCCAGTACGTGCAGGACAAGTACGGCGAGGACAAGGTCGCGCAGATCGCCACCTTCGGGACGATGGCGAGCAAGGCGTGCCTGAAGGACGTGGCGCGCGTGATGGGCCTGGAGTACGCCAAGGTGGACAAGGTCTCCAAGCTCATTCCCATCAAGTTCGGCAAGAGCTACTCGCTGGAGCAGGCCCGGGACAGCGTGCCGGACATCCAGCAGATGCTCGCCGAGGACCAGCAGCTGCTGGAAGCCTACGAGTTCGCGCAGAAGCTCGAGGGCCTGACGCGCCACGCCAGCGTGCACGCGGCCGGCGTGGTGATCGGCAAGACGCAGCTCACGGACCTCGTGCCGGTCATGCGCGACACTTCGGGCGCGGGCATGGTGTGCCAGTACGACATGAAGGCCGTCGAGGACATTGGCCTGATCAAGATGGACTTCCTGGGCCTGCGCACCCTGTCGTTCCTCGACGAAGCGCGGCGGATCATGCGCGAGTCCAAGGGCATCGACATCGACTTCGACACCATTCCCTTCGACGACGCCAAGACCTACGAACTCATGAGCCGCGGCGACACCAAGGGCGTGTTCCAGCTTGAGGGCGCGGGCATCGCGGACGCGTCCCGGCGCCTCAAGCCCCGCCGCCTGGCCGACATCATCGCCCTGTCGGCGCTGTACCGCCCCGGCCCGATGGAGAACATCCCCACCTACGTCCGCCGCCACCACGGCCTGGAGGACGTCGATTACGTCCGCGACGGCTTCCCGGCCAGCGCGCAGTACCTCGAGAAGATCCTGGCCGAGACCTACGGCATTCCGGTGTACCAAGAACAGATCATGCAGATCGCGTCGGAAGTCGCCGGATTCTCGTTGGGCGGGGCCGACCTGCTGCGCCGCGCGATGGGCAAGAAGGACGTGGCCGAGATGGCCCGTCAGCGCGACCTGTTCGTGGAGGGAGCCAAGGGCAATAGTGTTCCGAAGGACGAGGCGAACAAGCTCTTCGACCTGCTGGACGCCTTCGCCAACTACGGCTTCAACAAGTCCCACTCGGCCGCGTACGGCGTGATCACGTACCAGACCGCGTGGCTCAAGGCCAATTATCCGGTCGAGTTCATGGCGGCCCTGCTGACCGTCGAACGCAAGGACTCCGACAAGGTCGCGGAGTACGTCTCCGACGCCCGCAAGATGGACGTGCGGGTGCTGCCGCCGGACATCAACCGCTCCGCCGCCGACTTCGCGGTGGCAGGCGAGGAGATCCTGTTCGGCCTGTATGCCATCAAGGGTCTGGGCGAGAACGCCGTGCTGAAGATCCTGGAGGAACGCGAACGCGCCGGGCGCTTCAAGTCGCTCGCGGACTTCTGCTCGCGCCTGGGCCACAAGGTCTGCAACCGCAAGGCCATGGAAAGCCTGATCAAGTCCGGGGCCTTCGACGCCTTCGGAGACCGTAAGCAGCTCGCCGAGAGCCTGGAAGATTCCATGACGTGGGCGCAGGGCGCCGCCGCTCTGGCCTCCAGTGGCATGGACGCCCTGTTCGGCGCGCAGGAAGTCGCCCCGGAACCCCGCCTGAAGACCGGCATCACCCCGTACACCGACCTGGAACGCCTCGCCATCGAGAAAGACGCCCTGGGCCTGTATATCTCTGGGCACCCGCTGGAGCAGCACGAGGGCCTGCGCGAGGCCGCCAGTTGCCGCATCAGCGATCTGGACACGTGGTTCCAGACGCAGAACGTCGCCCCTGGTAAACGCATCAAGGCCGTGCTGGCCGGAATGGTCGAGAGTGTGGTCAAGAAACCTACCAAGTCGGGCGGCATGATGGCGCGCTTCATCCTGGCCGATGAATCCGGGCAGACGGAACTCGTCGCCTTCAGCCGCGCCTACGACCGCATTCAGGACAAGCTGGTCAACGACACGCCCGCCCTGGTCATCGTCGAACTGGAAAGCGAGGACGGCGGCCTGCGCGCCATTGCCGAGGAACTCGTCAGCATCGAGCAACTCGCCGAAGTGCCCAAGGTCATGTACGTGACGATTGATCTGGAGACGGCCAGTCCCGACGCCGTGGGCGAATTCCAGAGCGTGCTGGACGAACACGCCGGCAGCATGCCCACGTACCTGCGCCTGGAAACGCCGGAGCAGTTCGTGGTGTACCAGCTCGACCACGGCATGGGCAGCCCCGAAGCGATCCGCGTGCTGAACCAGACCTTCCCGTGGGCGGAGGCGTACCTGGCCTACGACCAGCAGACCATCCTCGGCCGCTTCGCGCCCAAGCCGCCAGCGTGGATGAACAGGCAGCAGGGTGGGGGAATGCGGGCGTGAGCGGGGGGCAACCGGAGTCGGTCACCGCGTCCCACCCATGAAGAGGGGGCCATCCGCAGTCTGACCTACACCATCAGATCTTCAACTCCGCCCACCAGACCCATGTCCTGCAATCTCCGGGCGATCAGAGAGCGGTGGCATTCGCCGGGGTTTCTCTCGTAGCACAGCAGGGCCACGTGTTCCTGCGCGGCCAAGTGGCCCAGTTCCTCCAGCGCGCTTTGCTGCGTGGCAAGGTGCAGGGTGTACCCGGCTGTAAGGGCGGCGAAGTCCCTGTCCAGCTTGTACGCCTTGCGGATCGCGGGCGGGGTGCCCAGGGCGCGCAGATGCCGATAGCCGATGCCCTGTTCCTGGAGAGCCTCGCTCAGGGCCGTCTTGCTGTAGCCCCGGCGGCGGCTCTGGGCGCGTTCGCGGGTGTCCACCAGTAGGGTCACGCCGGCGCCCTTCAGCGTGTCCAGAAAGGCGTCCAGCGGGGCGTCCTCGTAGCCGATGGTGTGCAGGGTGGGCCGCGACATGGCCCGAGGGTAGTCCGCTCCGGGTGCCGTGTCAGTGACGCTGGTGCCGGCGGGAGAGTTTGTCGTGGTACATGCGCTGGTCGCTCAGGCGCAGCAGGTCGCCGGCGCTGGTGGCGTCGTCCGGGTAGTGGGCGCCGCCCACGCTAATGCTGCCGTGCGTGAAGCCTTGGGCGTGCACCCGCCGAACGGCGTCGTCGTGGGCGCGGGTCAGATCCACGTCGGTGCAGCTGCCGTCGCAGATGATGGCGAACTCGTCCCCGCCGATGCGGTATACGGCGCCGTGATCGGCGTACGCGTCCCGGAGAGCGGTCGCGAAGCAGGCCAGGAAGGCGTCGCCCTGTGCGTGGCCCTGCGTGTCGTTGATGGTCTTCAGGCCGTCGACGTCCAGGGACAGCACCGTGAAGGTTCGGGCGGGGCCGTCGGTGGGCGGGGCGCTGCCCAGGCGCTCTTCCAGGGCCTGCTCGAACGCGCGGCGGTTGTGCAGGCCGGTCAGCGGGTCCGTGTGGGCCATGTGTTCCATGTGCGCGGCGGTCTGCTCGGCGTCGTGTCGGGCGAGTTCCAGTTCCCGGGTGCGTTCGGTCAGCAGCTGTTCGAAGACCGCCAGCATGTGTGAGGCGTCTTCCTGGTCGAAGGGCAGTGGATCGTCCGGAGTCGGGGGAGCCGGAATCACGTCCGGTTCGTCCGCCTGGCCGAGCACCTGGGCGGCCAGGGCCACGATGTCCGGATCGAACTGCGTGCCGGCGCCCTCGGCAATGGCGTGCATGGCCTCGGACGCGGTCCACGCGGTCTTGTACGGGCGCGACTGGGTCAGCGCGTCGAACACGTCCGCGACGGCCACGATCCGCCCGGCCAGCGGAATGGCTGTGCCGCGCAGGCCGTGTGGATACCCGCCGCCGTCCCAGCGTTCGTGGTGCGTCCGCGCGATCTCCTCGGCGAGTTGCAGCAGCGCGGAGCGCCCTCCGGACAGGATACGGGCCCCGATCTCGGTGTGCGTCTGCATCTGCTCGAACTCGTCCGGTGTCAGGCGGCCGCGTTTGAGCAGGATCGCGTCGGGAATGCCGATCTTGCCCACGTCGTGCAGCCGCGCGGCGACGCCCAGCACGCTGGCCTCGGCGGGCGACCAGCCCAGCGCGCGGGCAATCTGGGCGGCGGCGCGGCCCACGCGGCGGGTGTGCTCGCCGGTCGTGTCGTCGCGGTACTCGGCGGCCATCGCCAGCCGCGTGACCACCTCATGCTGCGCGCGGGCGAGTTCGGCGGTGCGCTCCCGCACCAGCCGCTCGGCCTGCTCGCGCCCCTGGTATTCGAGTTCGGTGCGGACCTGGTACATGCGGGCGTCCTGCCGGGCGCGTTCCACCTCGAACTGAAGACTCAGGTTGCGGGTCTGGCGGTCGCGGTCAGCATTGAACAGCTCGCGCTCGATGGCGCGCAGGGCGCGGCTGTGGTCCAGCGCGCCGCGCAGGTCGCCCGCGTGCTCGCACACGTCCGCGAGACCCTGGTGCGCCTGGGCGCGTTCCTTGGGCAACTGGGCGTCCTGTGCCTGCGTGAGCGCCACGCTGAAATGCTCCCGCGCGGCGTCCAGCTGGCCGGCGCGCAGCAGCAGACTGCCCAGGTTCAGGCGCGCGCCGGTCTCGCCGTGCACCGAGCCGCTGCTCAGGGCCAGCGTCAGCGCGCGTTCGTAGGCCTCCTGCGCGGCGCCGGGATCGCCGGTCTGGTCCGCGAGTTGTCCCAGCGAGTCGAGGGCGCCGAGTTCGCCGGGCGTGTACGCGGCCGCGCGGCTGAGGTGGAGCGCGCGTTGGAGGGCCGCCTGCGCCTCGGCGTGCCGGCCCGCCCCGAGCAGGTACACCCCCAGGTTCAGGCTGGTCGCGGCCTGAAGTCGCGGGTCACCGCTGCGGTCGGCGCTGCGGTGGGCAGCTTCCATGACCTCCAGCGCCAGGGCGTCGTCGCCGCTCATGTGGTGCACGTGCGCCAAGCTGTGCAGGATGGGGGTCTCGGTCGCCGGGTGCTGCGGCAGCGTCTGGTACAGCGCGTACGCGCGGCTCAGGCTGGCCACCGCCTCGCGGTACTGCCCCATCCACGTCTGGATGGTGGCGATGTTCGTCAGGCAGTTCAGCTCGCCCTTGACGTCCCCGACCTGCTGGCGCAGATCGAGGGCGCGGTGCAGGTGGTGCAGCGCCTCCGCGACCTGGCCCTGGTGGTGGTGCGCGGCGGCGAGGCGGTTCAGGGCGTCGGCGGCGACCGACGATGCCCCGTGCGCGAGAGCGAATTGCGCGGCATCGTCCAGCACCTCGGCCGCTGCCGCGTTCTGGCCCAGCTCCAGCAGAGCCCGGCCGCGCCAGGAGCGTGCCTCGGCTTCACGCGCCGGGTAGCTGGCGCGGGCGAGCTGCGCGGCGGCGCGTTCCAGTGGCTCGAGGGCCTGTGCGGGCGCGTGGCTGATTACGTGCGCGTGGCCCAGCAGCAGCTGCGCGAGGCCGTAGGCCAGCGCTCCCTGTCCGTCTACGCTCTGCCCGAACGCCAGCGCGCGGCCCACGGCCGTGTCCGGAGCGTCGCCCAGCGTCGCGGCGAGTCGCTCATAAACGGTCTCGACCGCTTCGGGGGGACGCGGCGCGGGCAGGGCAGAGCGGACAGTGGCAGTCACGGCTTAGTCCGCGTCCTCAACTCCGGCCGTCATCAGGAACGCCGGCAGGTTCAGGCGCCCCCGGGGGCCCAGCTTGCCCACGTACGCGCTGTTCGCGCTGTTGGCGTACACGTAGGCGGCCGTGGTCGCCATCAGGTCTGGCAGGGTGGCGGTCTTGTCGGACAACCGCTCGCCCAGCGCCAGCGCCAGGCCGCCGCTGGCCATCGGGGCGGCCATGGACGTTCCGCTCCACCCGGCCATGCGGCCGTCCGGGGCCGGGGCGTACACGGCTTCGCCCGGAGCGACGAGTTCCAGGGCGTCGCCGTAGTTCGAGAACGAGGACTTCACGTCGCTGCCATTCACGCTGCCCACGCTCAGGATCGCCCTGCTGAGGCCGCTGTCGCCGCGGGCCAGCGCGGCCGGGTACGTGATGCGGTTCTCGTTGGCGTTGCCGGCCGACGCGACCACCAGCACGCCCTTCGCGGTGGCCTTCTTCAGGGCCTTCTCGATGATGGACGAGGCTTCGGTGCTGCCCAGCGACAGGTTGATGACCTGCGCGCCGTGTGCCACCGCCCAGTCGATGGCCTGCGCGACCATCGCCACGTCGCCCGAACCGTCCGGGCCGAGCACGCGCAGCGGCATGATGCGCGCGCCCGGCGCGATCTGTAGCACGATGCCCGCCACGTTCGTGCCGTGGCCGTACGCGCCGGTGCCGAGTGTGCCCTCCTCCTGCGGCACGGTGTCGCCCGCGTAGAAGTCCTGCCACGTCGCCGGGTCGCTCAGCGCGTCGCGCAGCGCAGGGTGGAGCAGGTCGATGCCCGAGTCGATGACGGCCACCGTCACGCCGCGCCCCAGGTGGGGGGCCAGTTTCTGCGCCCACGGCAGACCGATCTGTTTCCACAGGGCGGTGTTCTGCGGAATGGGCTGGTACTGCCCGCCCGCCCAGATGGAGATGGCCCCCCCGGCCCAGATCGAGATGGCGCCGCCCGCCCAGATGGATATGGCGCCGCCCATCATGGCGGTCAGGGCGCCGCCCCCGCTCAGCGCGTCGCGGTTGGACTCGACCTGCTCCAGTCGTGGGCTGCTGCTGGGCTGGGTCAGGCCGACCAGGGCCGCGCAGGTGTCCGCGTCACCGGCCGCGCAGCCGCTGGTGTCCCAGGTCAGGATCTGCCCGCCGGTCTCCTGGGCCACGCCGCTGGCGGTGTCACCGTCGCGGAGGCGCACGTTGCCCACGCTGCCGAAGCGCGCGGCCGCAGCGGCGAGCGGCACGTCGGCGGTGGGGGCCGCCTGGATCGGCGCGGCCGGCGCAGGCATAGACGTGCTGTGCGAGCAGGCGGTCAGCAGGGCAGCGCTCAGCAGGGCAGTGCTCAGGAGAGACTGGGGCGGCGTTCGTAGCATTGGGAAGCTCCTTGACCCGCGGCGCGGTGGCCCGGCACAGGGTGGAATGCCGTTCAGTGTCGGGAACGCGCCCTGACAGCGTTCTGACGGCCCTCTACAGCCGCACATGAAGATGCCAGGTCAGCCGACGGCACAGAGGAGCGCCGGGTGGCTGGAACTCCAGCCACCCGGCGCTTTTCCGTATTCAATCTTGACGAGAATCGGCGTTCAGTCGCTGGCGACACCCAGGTGTGGGCCGCCCTGGTGGTGCGGGTGGGTGTTGACGGGCTTGGCGTACCACGTCATGGCGGGCCGGGCGTCGAGCGTGAAGGTGTAGCCCAGGCGCTCCCAGAAGCGCGCGCCGCGGGGATTGTCGCCCAGCACGCTGGCGAGGATGCGGACGGTGCCTTCGGGCACGTGCCGTTCTAGGTAGCGGACGGCCTGTTCGCCCAGCCGCTGGGACTGCCGGTCCTCACGGATCAGCAGGAGGTTGATGGTCACGTCGCCCGGCTGCGGGTAGGCGTTCTTGCAGTCCAGGCAGCCGACCAGTTCGCCGTGGTCGTCGTGTAACAGGCGCAGGGCGCGCCTGGGGTCCAGCAGCGCGATCTCGATCTCGCGTTCCACATCACCCAGGGTGGGCACGCGGCTGCCCAGCAGGGCAAAGTAACCGGGGGTGGCGGTGTAGAGCGTATGCAGCATCGGCGCGTGGTGCAGCGCCAGCGGGGTGGCGATCAAGAAGGAGCCTCCCGTCCAGCACAGATGGGAAGTCGGTTGG is part of the Deinococcus metalli genome and encodes:
- a CDS encoding HD domain-containing phosphohydrolase — encoded protein: MTATVRSALPAPRPPEAVETVYERLAATLGDAPDTAVGRALAFGQSVDGQGALAYGLAQLLLGHAHVISHAPAQALEPLERAAAQLARASYPAREAEARSWRGRALLELGQNAAAAEVLDDAAQFALAHGASSVAADALNRLAAAHHHQGQVAEALHHLHRALDLRQQVGDVKGELNCLTNIATIQTWMGQYREAVASLSRAYALYQTLPQHPATETPILHSLAHVHHMSGDDALALEVMEAAHRSADRSGDPRLQAATSLNLGVYLLGAGRHAEAQAALQRALHLSRAAAYTPGELGALDSLGQLADQTGDPGAAQEAYERALTLALSSGSVHGETGARLNLGSLLLRAGQLDAAREHFSVALTQAQDAQLPKERAQAHQGLADVCEHAGDLRGALDHSRALRAIERELFNADRDRQTRNLSLQFEVERARQDARMYQVRTELEYQGREQAERLVRERTAELARAQHEVVTRLAMAAEYRDDTTGEHTRRVGRAAAQIARALGWSPAEASVLGVAARLHDVGKIGIPDAILLKRGRLTPDEFEQMQTHTEIGARILSGGRSALLQLAEEIARTHHERWDGGGYPHGLRGTAIPLAGRIVAVADVFDALTQSRPYKTAWTASEAMHAIAEGAGTQFDPDIVALAAQVLGQADEPDVIPAPPTPDDPLPFDQEDASHMLAVFEQLLTERTRELELARHDAEQTAAHMEHMAHTDPLTGLHNRRAFEQALEERLGSAPPTDGPARTFTVLSLDVDGLKTINDTQGHAQGDAFLACFATALRDAYADHGAVYRIGGDEFAIICDGSCTDVDLTRAHDDAVRRVHAQGFTHGSISVGGAHYPDDATSAGDLLRLSDQRMYHDKLSRRHQRH
- a CDS encoding DUF488 domain-containing protein — encoded protein: MSRPTLHTIGYEDAPLDAFLDTLKGAGVTLLVDTRERAQSRRRGYSKTALSEALQEQGIGYRHLRALGTPPAIRKAYKLDRDFAALTAGYTLHLATQQSALEELGHLAAQEHVALLCYERNPGECHRSLIARRLQDMGLVGGVEDLMV
- the dnaE gene encoding DNA polymerase III subunit alpha translates to MTAPEPTAPQSGPHIHTPDGSCCAPTTAPGGSVPTRFAHLHQHTQYSLLDGAAKLKDLLKWAKEVTPEGCTPALAMTDHGNMHGAVHFYNYATGMGVKPIIGYEAYVVPGEGTRRDRTRGQDGEKGIFHLTLLARDFQGYQNLCRLSSRGYTEGYYYKPRIDHELLREHHKGVIAFSGCLGSEVQQLLLQGREDDAKKRLMWYRELFGENYFIEIQDHGLPEQKRNNPVLKAWANELGIGMVATNDGHYVKKSDATAHETLLAIQTKATLADENRFKFPCDEFYVKDLTEMQAALPLAEWGAEVFDNTSLVADMCNVELPVGKKRVYQMPALPIPEGRTMAEELRVQTYAGSLRRYPHHVTEALLREYAARSLAALDPEERERVTRRTGGCDARTCDLDTLLILIAFMGSEWEARGKAAGEKYTKYPALEVMEQGAEAGPLPDYACTDWQRSKGEASDTAIRLDPGSEEETTCRAHHQHALVLLRRAEYELSVINNMGFPDYFLIVADYINWAKDQDISVGPGRGSGAGSLVAYAMRITNLDPLEFELLFERFLNPDRISMPDFDIDFNDARRGEVIQYVQDKYGEDKVAQIATFGTMASKACLKDVARVMGLEYAKVDKVSKLIPIKFGKSYSLEQARDSVPDIQQMLAEDQQLLEAYEFAQKLEGLTRHASVHAAGVVIGKTQLTDLVPVMRDTSGAGMVCQYDMKAVEDIGLIKMDFLGLRTLSFLDEARRIMRESKGIDIDFDTIPFDDAKTYELMSRGDTKGVFQLEGAGIADASRRLKPRRLADIIALSALYRPGPMENIPTYVRRHHGLEDVDYVRDGFPASAQYLEKILAETYGIPVYQEQIMQIASEVAGFSLGGADLLRRAMGKKDVAEMARQRDLFVEGAKGNSVPKDEANKLFDLLDAFANYGFNKSHSAAYGVITYQTAWLKANYPVEFMAALLTVERKDSDKVAEYVSDARKMDVRVLPPDINRSAADFAVAGEEILFGLYAIKGLGENAVLKILEERERAGRFKSLADFCSRLGHKVCNRKAMESLIKSGAFDAFGDRKQLAESLEDSMTWAQGAAALASSGMDALFGAQEVAPEPRLKTGITPYTDLERLAIEKDALGLYISGHPLEQHEGLREAASCRISDLDTWFQTQNVAPGKRIKAVLAGMVESVVKKPTKSGGMMARFILADESGQTELVAFSRAYDRIQDKLVNDTPALVIVELESEDGGLRAIAEELVSIEQLAEVPKVMYVTIDLETASPDAVGEFQSVLDEHAGSMPTYLRLETPEQFVVYQLDHGMGSPEAIRVLNQTFPWAEAYLAYDQQTILGRFAPKPPAWMNRQQGGGMRA
- a CDS encoding GNAT family N-acetyltransferase, coding for MIATPLALHHAPMLHTLYTATPGYFALLGSRVPTLGDVEREIEIALLDPRRALRLLHDDHGELVGCLDCKNAYPQPGDVTINLLLIREDRQSQRLGEQAVRYLERHVPEGTVRILASVLGDNPRGARFWERLGYTFTLDARPAMTWYAKPVNTHPHHQGGPHLGVASD
- a CDS encoding S8 family serine peptidase, which encodes MLRTPPQSLLSTALLSAALLTACSHSTSMPAPAAPIQAAPTADVPLAAAAARFGSVGNVRLRDGDTASGVAQETGGQILTWDTSGCAAGDADTCAALVGLTQPSSSPRLEQVESNRDALSGGGALTAMMGGAISIWAGGAISIWAGGAISIWAGGQYQPIPQNTALWKQIGLPWAQKLAPHLGRGVTVAVIDSGIDLLHPALRDALSDPATWQDFYAGDTVPQEEGTLGTGAYGHGTNVAGIVLQIAPGARIMPLRVLGPDGSGDVAMVAQAIDWAVAHGAQVINLSLGSTEASSIIEKALKKATAKGVLVVASAGNANENRITYPAALARGDSGLSRAILSVGSVNGSDVKSSFSNYGDALELVAPGEAVYAPAPDGRMAGWSGTSMAAPMASGGLALALGERLSDKTATLPDLMATTAAYVYANSANSAYVGKLGPRGRLNLPAFLMTAGVEDAD